One Bdellovibrio sp. ArHS genomic region harbors:
- a CDS encoding ATP-binding protein, translating into MSSNKISDRLHFIFASLTLLLGVSVMIGWWTKNDTIVKLHQDFAPMVFNTALCFAIFSLGFLFSERKDQKISKICSALVFLISGLTLFQYLTGINVSIDKFFVEPFMKEGLAASGRMAISTAICFLILSLSRFYRRRDFSSHIITVTVASLVIGFSLIGIFGYVLGFNSEYGWGSFSRMAIHTSVGDVLLSFAMLWQLRVENKESSGARRRTLVPSYVLIVGILTSILIWHLLILRDQDRNRRVVQIQAESIKANITNVFAPLEKALRHMARRFADGAYNNEKLWYADAESYFTEFEGLRRLLWADNQHIIQWVYPLDRGGAKLLKAPISEDAQVVERMKSAENEYRAYLSKFIELKTGGKGFVMFAPIFAKGQFKGTIRGAFLAKPVFEKVIDIKGYHLSIYEDGKEVYSSGKADTVFARDWRSKSRYRYLGADWEILLIPFPEVIRENTSSLPNLVLFFGVSISVLLGISLSFFTRARDSEKSAKEAFEWKQASMNSVPLLMVSVDNKGLIREMNSTAERLLEYSTEELKGKVTPALFHDQNEIDVLQDKMLSQTGRRVEFGVDYFEMMFRFGYHRATEWTIISKTGKKYSMVLSISKIFEDNGDIGGYLGILEDVTELREKERLLKEQEEKILASSRLASLGEMAAGIAHEINNPLTIINGHVSVLRRVLGQKGLAQDGDIAKKLDAIESVIQRIAKIIRGMRSYVHETDMTNEEVIAVEVLVDETLAFCHEKFKTEDVELTSQIQPKLKVRGRPYQISQVLLNLLNNALDAVMVSPVKKVFLEAVIRNGGVEISVSDTGPGVPYHLRTKIMEPFFTTKEVGKGVGLGLSISQAIVQAHGGRFYLDDNSTRTRFVIWLPQEPS; encoded by the coding sequence GTGTCATCCAATAAAATTTCAGATCGTCTGCATTTTATTTTCGCCTCTCTGACATTGCTTCTGGGCGTTTCTGTCATGATCGGGTGGTGGACGAAGAATGACACCATCGTGAAGCTGCATCAAGATTTTGCCCCGATGGTCTTTAACACCGCCCTGTGTTTTGCGATTTTTTCTTTGGGGTTTCTTTTTTCTGAAAGAAAAGATCAAAAGATTTCCAAGATCTGCTCGGCGTTGGTTTTTTTAATATCTGGTCTGACACTGTTTCAATATCTGACAGGGATAAATGTAAGCATCGATAAATTTTTTGTCGAACCGTTTATGAAAGAGGGCCTAGCGGCGTCAGGACGGATGGCGATCAGCACGGCGATTTGCTTTTTGATCCTCTCATTGTCCCGCTTCTATCGCCGCCGTGATTTTTCTTCGCATATTATCACGGTCACGGTGGCCTCGTTGGTGATCGGGTTTTCTTTAATTGGAATCTTCGGCTACGTATTGGGTTTCAACTCCGAGTACGGCTGGGGCAGCTTTTCACGCATGGCGATTCACACTTCCGTGGGGGACGTTCTTCTTTCTTTCGCCATGCTTTGGCAACTGCGAGTGGAAAACAAAGAATCTTCCGGCGCGCGCCGCCGCACCTTGGTACCGTCTTATGTTTTGATCGTTGGGATTTTGACCTCCATTTTGATTTGGCATTTATTAATCTTGCGCGATCAGGATCGCAATCGTCGTGTCGTGCAGATTCAGGCGGAAAGTATAAAAGCCAATATCACGAACGTATTTGCCCCCCTTGAAAAAGCTTTGCGGCACATGGCTCGGCGGTTTGCGGATGGTGCGTATAACAACGAAAAGCTTTGGTACGCCGATGCGGAAAGTTATTTCACCGAATTCGAAGGTCTGCGCCGTCTTCTTTGGGCCGACAATCAGCACATCATTCAATGGGTGTACCCGCTCGATCGTGGGGGCGCGAAGTTATTAAAAGCCCCTATTTCAGAAGACGCCCAAGTCGTTGAAAGAATGAAAAGCGCCGAAAACGAATACCGGGCTTATCTTTCGAAATTCATAGAACTAAAAACCGGCGGCAAGGGTTTTGTGATGTTTGCCCCTATCTTTGCCAAGGGTCAGTTCAAAGGAACCATTCGCGGGGCTTTTTTGGCGAAACCGGTTTTTGAGAAGGTCATTGATATCAAAGGTTATCATCTTTCCATTTATGAAGACGGGAAGGAAGTTTACTCCAGTGGCAAAGCGGACACCGTCTTTGCGCGCGACTGGAGAAGCAAATCCCGTTACCGCTATCTGGGGGCGGATTGGGAAATTTTATTGATTCCTTTTCCAGAAGTGATTCGGGAAAACACCTCCTCTTTGCCCAATCTGGTACTTTTTTTCGGTGTCAGCATTTCCGTTCTGCTCGGAATTTCTTTAAGCTTTTTTACCCGGGCCCGGGACTCAGAAAAATCCGCCAAAGAAGCCTTTGAGTGGAAACAGGCCAGCATGAACAGTGTGCCGCTTTTAATGGTGTCTGTAGACAACAAAGGTCTGATCCGCGAAATGAATTCCACAGCCGAGCGGCTTTTGGAATATTCGACAGAAGAACTTAAAGGGAAAGTCACACCGGCCCTTTTTCATGATCAGAATGAAATTGACGTTCTTCAAGACAAAATGCTTTCGCAAACCGGTCGTCGCGTCGAGTTCGGCGTGGATTACTTCGAGATGATGTTTCGCTTCGGATATCATCGTGCAACGGAATGGACGATCATTTCAAAAACCGGCAAGAAGTATTCGATGGTGCTATCAATCAGTAAAATTTTTGAAGATAACGGAGACATTGGCGGTTATCTGGGAATTTTAGAAGACGTCACGGAGCTGCGGGAAAAAGAAAGATTGTTGAAAGAGCAGGAAGAAAAAATCCTGGCGTCTTCTCGTTTGGCATCCCTGGGTGAGATGGCTGCGGGAATTGCCCATGAAATTAACAATCCCTTAACTATTATTAATGGCCATGTCAGCGTTCTTCGCAGGGTCTTGGGACAAAAGGGCCTCGCGCAAGACGGGGATATCGCAAAGAAATTAGATGCGATTGAATCCGTCATCCAAAGAATTGCAAAAATCATTCGGGGCATGCGCAGCTATGTGCATGAAACCGACATGACGAATGAGGAAGTGATTGCCGTCGAAGTCCTGGTGGACGAGACCTTGGCATTTTGTCATGAAAAATTTAAAACAGAGGACGTGGAACTGACGTCGCAGATTCAACCGAAGCTGAAGGTGCGCGGCCGGCCTTATCAAATTTCACAGGTGTTATTGAATCTCTTGAATAATGCTTTGGATGCGGTCATGGTCAGTCCTGTAAAAAAAGTTTTTCTGGAAGCTGTCATTCGCAATGGTGGCGTTGAAATCAGCGTCTCTGATACCGGCCCTGGCGTGCCCTATCATCTGCGCACAAAAATCATGGAACCCTTCTTTACGACCAAAGAAGTCGGTAAGGGTGTGGGACTGGGACTTAGCATCTCGCAAGCCATTGTCCAGGCGCATGGGGGACGATTTTATTTAGACGATAATTCGACGCGCACCCGATTTGTGATTTGGCTTCCCCAAGAGCCGTCCTAG
- the gmk gene encoding guanylate kinase codes for MKTRLIIVAAPSGAGKSSFVEKISQEDPRLVDIITFTTRAMRKGESEGHPYHFIGSEDFQKKIEQGFFVEWAKVHTNFYGTSYESIESSWQQGKCAIMDIDIQGVATFKAKFPDAKTVFILPPSIDELRRRIAKRDGGMPADIEVRMANAEKELREASKFDYQIVNDVFEHSYAQFKKIVEELLA; via the coding sequence ATGAAGACGCGTCTTATTATTGTCGCCGCGCCAAGCGGTGCTGGAAAAAGTAGTTTTGTCGAAAAGATCAGCCAGGAAGATCCTCGCTTGGTCGACATTATTACTTTCACGACAAGAGCCATGCGCAAGGGCGAAAGTGAAGGCCATCCTTATCACTTTATCGGTTCCGAGGATTTCCAGAAGAAAATTGAGCAAGGCTTTTTTGTCGAGTGGGCGAAAGTTCACACGAACTTTTATGGCACCTCTTACGAGAGCATCGAGAGCTCTTGGCAGCAGGGGAAGTGCGCCATTATGGATATCGACATTCAGGGCGTTGCGACCTTCAAGGCCAAGTTCCCGGATGCCAAGACCGTCTTTATCCTACCGCCCTCTATTGATGAGTTGCGTCGTAGAATCGCAAAAAGGGACGGTGGGATGCCCGCTGATATCGAAGTGAGAATGGCCAACGCGGAAAAAGAGCTGCGAGAGGCCTCTAAATTCGATTATCAGATCGTGAACGACGTCTTTGAACATTCCTACGCTCAATTCAAAAAAATCGTTGAAGAATTACTAGCTTAG
- a CDS encoding bifunctional (p)ppGpp synthetase/guanosine-3',5'-bis(diphosphate) 3'-pyrophosphohydrolase: MFETLKETGVSQKPVKTLDDLLGRIRNFYPNADLKVIEKAYSFSEKAHEGQIRRSGEPYISHPLSVAAILADLHLDLDTIATGLLHDTVEDTHATLEDIRREFGDVIAHLVDGVTKIGQMKFKNSHEKQGENIRKMIVAMGKDVRVVLVKLADRLHNMRTLNFMPFEKQERIALETLEIYCPLAGRMGISSLKTELEDLCFRYYRPDMYYQLVQQIKKSEAEQNRYIEDVKSLISKELNKAGFKFEVYGRSKHLWSIYRKMQSRSIDYDQVYDILAFRVIVDSVAECYAALGLVHSLWKPIPGRFKDFIAMPKANNYQSLHTTVVGPGGERIEIQIRTQEMHLVAERGIAAHWKYKERGKMIDDSDVQQADWLRDLVTWHQQVRSSDEFLDTVKTDLFETEIYVFTPNGDVREFPEGATPIDFAYAVHTELGNQCVGARVNGKMVPLKYQLQNGDTVEIVTSKTQMPSKDWLKFAVTNKAKSKIRAFVKEEQRRRAIMLGKELLEKEFRKFGMAAAKYLKGPVFEQYLKDHGIADLDELYVTVGYGKLETRILVDRLSPDNIAKESAKTENTTFMERVMRAATQKTRKTNSLISVDGMDDVLVHYAKCCHPIPGDPIVGFISRGRGITIHRSDCRKAFEFDQLRKVDVTWNVKQAGEGQERVVRLKIISQDTPGLLKLMSEAFAQQGINIQSAQIRTTKDKKAVCHFEVSVKDASQVNQAIYEIQKIKGIIGVTRVIQ, translated from the coding sequence ATGTTTGAGACCCTGAAAGAGACCGGCGTCAGCCAAAAACCCGTTAAAACCTTAGATGATCTTTTAGGTCGTATTCGGAATTTCTATCCCAATGCCGATTTAAAAGTGATTGAAAAGGCATACTCTTTTTCAGAAAAGGCCCACGAAGGGCAGATCCGCCGCAGCGGTGAACCTTATATTTCCCATCCCTTGTCTGTAGCAGCCATCCTGGCCGATCTTCATCTTGATTTAGATACCATTGCCACCGGGCTTTTGCACGATACGGTGGAGGACACTCATGCCACCTTGGAAGACATCCGTCGTGAATTTGGCGATGTGATCGCGCACCTTGTGGATGGTGTTACCAAAATCGGCCAGATGAAGTTTAAAAACAGCCACGAAAAGCAAGGCGAGAATATTCGCAAGATGATTGTCGCCATGGGAAAAGATGTGCGCGTCGTTTTAGTGAAGCTTGCCGATCGTTTGCACAATATGCGAACGCTCAACTTCATGCCTTTTGAAAAGCAAGAGCGTATCGCTCTTGAAACCTTGGAAATTTACTGTCCTCTAGCGGGGCGGATGGGTATCAGTTCTTTGAAAACAGAGCTTGAAGACCTGTGCTTCCGCTACTATCGACCGGACATGTATTATCAGCTCGTTCAACAAATCAAAAAGAGCGAGGCCGAGCAGAATCGCTACATCGAGGACGTGAAAAGCCTGATCTCAAAAGAGCTGAATAAAGCGGGCTTCAAATTTGAAGTCTATGGACGTTCGAAGCACTTGTGGTCTATCTATCGCAAGATGCAATCTCGCAGCATCGATTACGATCAGGTTTATGATATTCTGGCTTTCCGTGTGATCGTTGACAGCGTGGCAGAATGTTATGCCGCTTTGGGATTAGTGCATTCCCTTTGGAAACCCATTCCCGGTCGTTTCAAAGACTTCATTGCGATGCCGAAGGCCAATAATTATCAGTCCCTGCACACCACAGTGGTCGGGCCGGGTGGTGAGCGCATTGAAATTCAAATTCGTACTCAGGAAATGCACTTGGTCGCCGAACGAGGGATCGCCGCGCACTGGAAATACAAAGAGCGCGGCAAAATGATTGATGATTCCGATGTGCAGCAGGCGGATTGGCTGCGTGATTTGGTCACTTGGCATCAGCAGGTGCGCAGTTCTGATGAATTTCTGGATACGGTGAAGACCGATCTTTTTGAAACAGAGATCTATGTTTTTACCCCCAACGGGGACGTTCGGGAATTTCCGGAAGGGGCGACGCCGATTGACTTTGCTTACGCGGTTCACACCGAACTGGGCAATCAATGTGTTGGCGCTCGTGTGAATGGCAAAATGGTTCCCTTAAAGTATCAGCTGCAAAACGGGGATACTGTGGAAATCGTGACGTCGAAAACCCAGATGCCGTCTAAGGATTGGCTGAAGTTTGCAGTTACGAACAAAGCCAAGTCCAAGATCCGCGCCTTTGTTAAAGAAGAGCAGCGTCGTCGCGCCATCATGCTGGGTAAAGAACTTTTGGAAAAAGAGTTCCGTAAGTTCGGCATGGCTGCGGCAAAATATCTGAAAGGCCCGGTCTTCGAACAATACCTGAAGGATCATGGTATCGCCGACCTCGACGAGCTTTATGTGACAGTCGGGTACGGTAAGTTGGAAACGCGCATTTTGGTGGACAGACTGTCCCCGGACAACATCGCCAAAGAATCTGCGAAAACTGAAAATACGACCTTCATGGAACGGGTCATGCGTGCTGCCACACAAAAAACGCGCAAGACGAACTCCCTGATCAGTGTGGATGGCATGGACGATGTCCTGGTTCACTACGCCAAATGTTGCCACCCGATCCCTGGCGATCCGATTGTGGGTTTTATCTCTCGCGGTCGCGGTATCACAATTCACCGCAGTGACTGTCGCAAAGCTTTCGAATTCGACCAGCTTCGTAAAGTCGATGTGACGTGGAATGTGAAACAAGCTGGTGAAGGTCAAGAGCGCGTTGTACGCTTGAAGATTATTTCTCAGGATACGCCCGGCTTATTGAAACTGATGTCTGAAGCTTTCGCGCAACAGGGTATTAATATTCAGTCTGCGCAAATTCGCACGACAAAAGACAAAAAGGCCGTGTGTCACTTTGAAGTCAGCGTGAAAGACGCCAGCCAGGTTAACCAAGCTATCTACGAGATCCAAAAGATCAAAGGTATTATTGGTGTCACCCGTGTCATCCAATAA
- the rpoZ gene encoding DNA-directed RNA polymerase subunit omega, which produces MARVTVEDCLEKVPNRFALVLMVAKRAKQLLKGAEATVSTRSNKYIVSALREVAIGNVGYTEAMENTEAIRQIEKDLNK; this is translated from the coding sequence ATGGCTCGCGTAACCGTTGAAGATTGCTTGGAAAAAGTCCCTAACCGATTTGCTCTCGTTCTTATGGTTGCGAAAAGAGCAAAGCAACTTCTTAAAGGTGCAGAAGCGACTGTATCTACTCGTAGCAATAAATATATTGTGAGCGCGCTTCGTGAAGTGGCCATCGGAAACGTAGGGTACACAGAGGCGATGGAGAACACAGAGGCTATCCGTCAAATCGAAAAGGATCTTAATAAATAA